The region TAGATCGACTGCTTCACGGCACACCAGGCATGGCCGGTGCGACGATTACCAGTGATGGCGGTATTGCGTTGATTTTAGACGTGCCGAGCATGTTAAAGCACTACGCTAAAAAAGCTTTGGTTCACAAAAAGCTGCGTGGTTAACGCGCAGCTCTCCCTCCGAGCGCCAGCATTAGAGAATTTACATGGCATATAAAGTATTGGTTGTTGATGATTCGAGTTTTTTTAGACGCCGAGTTACCGACATATTAAACCAAGACTCCAACATCGAAGTGATTGACGTTGCTGTTAATGGGCAAGAAGCTGTCGACAAAGCTGCAACATTGAAGCCCGATGTGATAACCATGGATATCGAGATGCCAGTACTCAATGGCATTGAGGCGGTTAAGGCGATAATGGCGAAATCGCCGACCGCGATATTAATGTTTTCTTCGTTAACCCATGAGGGAGCAAAGGCAACATTTGAAGCACTTGACGCAGGCGCACTAGACTTTTTACCTAAGAAGTTCAACGAGATTGCCAAAAATAACGAAGACGCTGGTGGCTTGTTACGCCAGCGCGTTTTAGAGCTAGCGCGCAAAAGCGGCTCAGTTAAACGCGGTGTTACTCGTCGTCCAACCCCGACTTTCACGCCTAAAAGTAAGGCTACCAGTACCGCGAGCACTTTGAGCCCTTCGACACGCTCGAGGTTCGAGCGAAAGCCTCCGGTATCGCCAGTTTTATCAAAATCGCCAGTGGTATCAAAAAACTTTGCCAAACCAATTGACGGCACTGATAAATCATCAGCACCAATGCCAGAGACGAAACTGAGAAAGAGCTCAGGTAAGAAGTACAAATTACTCGCAATTGGTACGTCAACTGGCGGGCCCGTCGCACTTCAACAAATTCTAACGCAATTACCCGCTAACTTTCCTTTGCCAATCGTCATGGTTCAGCACATGCCTGCGGCATTTACTGAAGCCTTTGCCAATCGACTCAACTCACTGTGTCAAATTTCCGTCAAAGAAGCGAAAGACGGTGATCGCTTACAAGCCGGTCATGCCTACCTAGCACCTGGTGGTATGCAAATGCTTATAGATGGTACAGAAAATGCAGCAAAAATCAGGGTGATGGAAGACAACTCGGCACGAGTTGCTTACAAACCAAGTGTAGATATTAGTTTTGGCTCTGCTGCGAAAATATATGCGGGTGATGTATTAGGTATCATATTGACCGGTATGGGCGCTGACGGAAGGGAAGGCTCTCGTATGTTAAAAAATAAAGGTGCCACTATTTGGGCGCAAGATGAGGCCAGCTGCGTGGTGTACGGTATGCCACAAGCAGTGACTAAAGCAGGCTTGTCTGAGTTATCACTACCTCTTGAGCAAGTAGCAGGTACCATCCTAAGGGAGATAGGACATGGATAAGCTCAGTATTGCTGGGCTTGTTGTCGCGCTATTCGCGATTTATTTAGGATTTAGTATAGAAGGTGGCGCAATCGCCACCTTGTTTGAGCTACCAGCATTTATTATTGTCTTTGGCGGCACGGTTGGAGCTGTGTTGCTGCAATCCTCGAAACAACAGTTTAGCCATGCCATTTCATTGCTTGGTTGGGTAATTCATCCACCTAAATTTGATATTGAACAGGGCATTGATGATGTCGTGACTTGGGCGCAACAAGCGCGAGAGTCAGGCTATTTGGTACTGGAAAATGTCGCCATGGATGTCGAAGATCGCTTCGTTAACAAAGGGTTAAATTTTCTTGCCGATGGCGTTGAAACAGAGCAGTTAATCACGTCTATTGAGCTCGATATCGAATTGTACCGAGACCACAGTTTACGCTCTGCCAAAATATTTGAGTCGATGGGCGGCTATAGCCCAACCATCGGTATTTTGGGAGCGGTACTCGGTTTGATCCAAGCAATGGGAAACCTGTCAGACCCGGATATGCTGGGGCAAGGTATATCTACAGCGTTTGTCGCCACTATCTACGGCGTTGGTTTTGCAAACCTCATCTATATTCCTATCGCTAATAAAATTCGCGCGATTGTTCACCAACAAACCATGTACCGGGAAATGATGGCGCAAGGTTTAATTGCGATTTCGCAAGGTGAAAACCCACACGCGATTGAAAATCGTTTATCTGCGTTTAGGTTACAAGAATGAGTCGCCTCAGAATAAAGCGACACGAAGTGGAACATGATGATGTGCATCGTTGGTTGGTGTCTTATGCCGATTACATGACGCTATTATTTGCCTTGTTTGTGGTCTTGTATGCGATGGCGATGATCCACGAAGAGCCATTTGAAACAATGACAGATTCAATTGGTCGCGTGTTTCAGGCGAACGAAGAGCTACCTAAAAATCGCGGCCACGGTGAAGATATCTTACCCGTAAATTCGAGCAAAACGAATAAGCGCCTATATGGTGACGGCATTAAAGATGATGCCGGGCCAGAGTTAACGGATGGCC is a window of Thalassotalea euphylliae DNA encoding:
- a CDS encoding protein-glutamate methylesterase/protein-glutamine glutaminase, producing MAYKVLVVDDSSFFRRRVTDILNQDSNIEVIDVAVNGQEAVDKAATLKPDVITMDIEMPVLNGIEAVKAIMAKSPTAILMFSSLTHEGAKATFEALDAGALDFLPKKFNEIAKNNEDAGGLLRQRVLELARKSGSVKRGVTRRPTPTFTPKSKATSTASTLSPSTRSRFERKPPVSPVLSKSPVVSKNFAKPIDGTDKSSAPMPETKLRKSSGKKYKLLAIGTSTGGPVALQQILTQLPANFPLPIVMVQHMPAAFTEAFANRLNSLCQISVKEAKDGDRLQAGHAYLAPGGMQMLIDGTENAAKIRVMEDNSARVAYKPSVDISFGSAAKIYAGDVLGIILTGMGADGREGSRMLKNKGATIWAQDEASCVVYGMPQAVTKAGLSELSLPLEQVAGTILREIGHG
- a CDS encoding flagellar motor protein — encoded protein: MDKLSIAGLVVALFAIYLGFSIEGGAIATLFELPAFIIVFGGTVGAVLLQSSKQQFSHAISLLGWVIHPPKFDIEQGIDDVVTWAQQARESGYLVLENVAMDVEDRFVNKGLNFLADGVETEQLITSIELDIELYRDHSLRSAKIFESMGGYSPTIGILGAVLGLIQAMGNLSDPDMLGQGISTAFVATIYGVGFANLIYIPIANKIRAIVHQQTMYREMMAQGLIAISQGENPHAIENRLSAFRLQE